In Selenihalanaerobacter shriftii, the DNA window CCAACCACCATTAGTGCACCAGTCACTACTCCACAAGTTTCTCCCATACCGCCTATCCCACCACCAAAAGGTCCAGAAATCTTAAGAGCGGTCTCTTGATCTAACCCAAATTTTGGAGCATATGCTGCAAATACAGCTTGTGAACAACTAAATCCTTCTTTAAAATAATCCATAGCTTCTTTAATATTACTCATCCTGTTATACCTCCTATTTCATTTATACTATGATTAATGCTTTATAAATTAAATATTAATAAAAATGTAATCATAAATTATCTACTTTAATAATTGTTGTAAATCTACTTTAATATTATGAAGATTACTCTCCATAATATCAAATGAGTGTTCCTTAAAAACTTCCATATCTTTTAATCCTGAACCAGTTAACATAAGTAAAACTTTTGCATCATTTGCAATATCACCACTTTGCTTAAGCTTTTTAACAGCATATACAGACGTTGCAGCAGCAGGTTCTACAAAATAACCAGCTTTACCTAATACCTTTTGCGATTCTAAAATTTCTTCTTCAGTCACATCTTCAGCAAGCCAATTAAACTCTTTGGCCTTATGTATAATTTCATTCCCACCCATAGGAGTTCCACTGGTAATTGCTTCAGCAATAGTTGTAAAGTTAGAGAACGACTGAATCTGAGTCTTTCCTTCTTTAATAGCACTAACAATAGGACTATTATTTTTAGCCTGTACAATAATCATCTTAGGTAACTTATCAATAAATCCTGCTTTCTTTAATTCCCTATAACCTTTAAAAATACCTCTAATATGACCACAGGCTGAAGTCGGAACTGTAATATAATCAGGAACAGTACCTTCCATCTGTTCATAAAGCTCGAAAGCAGTCAACTTATATCCTTCTACTCTAATAGGTCCATTTCCGGAAACAATTCTTAAACCTAATTTCTTAGCTAATTTTAGTATTCGTTTTTTCATGAATGAATAATCAGGTGCTTTCACCTTAATCACTTTTGTTCCATGAATAGTCATAGCCTTAATCTTTTCTATAGGTGTAAATTCTGGAACAAAAACAATAACATTAATTCCTGACTTAGCTCCATAAGCCGATATTGAATTCCCCATATTCCCTGTTGAAATTGTAGCTGTTACCACTTCCTCCATCTCCTTAGCCATAAATATACAAGCTAAAGAACCTCTATCTTTAAAACTCCAAGTTGGATTTTGAGTTTCATTCTTGAGAAATAAATCTTTAACTCCAGTAAATTTTTGTAAATAATCGTTACCTTGAATTAACGGAGTATTGCCTTCACCTAACGAAAATTCTTTACTCATTCTAGTAAAAGGAAGAAAATCAACATACCTTTCCCACAAATATTTCCCAGACTTAATTCTTGCTTTATTTAATTCAGGAATAAATACTTCTAATGTTTCATCATTAACCGCAACTTCTTCAATTCTATCAAATGGATATTCATTATTAGATATAGTTGATATTAATCTTCTTGATTGTTTTATTCCTTTAATATAAATCCCTCCTAATAGGTTAGCTATTATTTCATCTCCTACCATTATCACGTCTTCATTATAAAAACTAAATCATACAAATCCATGCATACGATGTAATTCTTTACTTACCGCTTGAGCTCCTTCTCTAAATTAACTCTATTTTACTTAAGTAATCTCTTGTAGTTTATATAGTACCTAAAAATCAATTTCTATATAAAAATATTTGTACTATAATAAATTTTATAATTATAATAGTTAAGGATTAGCAATTAAAGAATTATAATTTACTCCCTTTAATTTACTAATCCTCTATTACGTAATTTATTCATTAAACCAAAAATAATTAATTTTGATTCTCTATAATTTCTAAAAGTACAACAATTAATAAAAAAAATGCTCCAAATTCA includes these proteins:
- the thrC gene encoding threonine synthase; the protein is MVGDEIIANLLGGIYIKGIKQSRRLISTISNNEYPFDRIEEVAVNDETLEVFIPELNKARIKSGKYLWERYVDFLPFTRMSKEFSLGEGNTPLIQGNDYLQKFTGVKDLFLKNETQNPTWSFKDRGSLACIFMAKEMEEVVTATISTGNMGNSISAYGAKSGINVIVFVPEFTPIEKIKAMTIHGTKVIKVKAPDYSFMKKRILKLAKKLGLRIVSGNGPIRVEGYKLTAFELYEQMEGTVPDYITVPTSACGHIRGIFKGYRELKKAGFIDKLPKMIIVQAKNNSPIVSAIKEGKTQIQSFSNFTTIAEAITSGTPMGGNEIIHKAKEFNWLAEDVTEEEILESQKVLGKAGYFVEPAAATSVYAVKKLKQSGDIANDAKVLLMLTGSGLKDMEVFKEHSFDIMESNLHNIKVDLQQLLK